The Candidatus Lokiarchaeota archaeon region ATCAACGACATTTACTACGCATTCGAAACCGGCAAACTGGCGTGGGTCGCCGCACTTGAGTCATCAACATGCATCGAGAACGAGGTGGACCGCATTGATGTTTTGTATGGTCTTGGAGTGCGCCAGATGGGGTTGGTGTACAGCGAGTCGAATATGCTGGGGACAGGGCTTGATGAAATGCGTGACGGTGGCTTGACAGACTTTGGATATGACTGCGTGATTCGGATGAACAAACTTGGCATGCTCATCGACGTGAGTCATGTTAGTGACCAGACTGCACGAGATACAATCGAATCAAGCAAGGAGCCTGTCATCATCTCGCATGCCGGGTCGAAGACTGTTCACCCAATCAAACGAATGGTACCCGATGATGTATTGCAGGCTTTGGCTGAGAAAGGCGGTATGATTGGTATCGAGGCCGCACCGGGATACACCGCCACGAAGGACAATCCCGTACCCTCGATTGATACCTACATGGAGCACCTGGAGTACTGCATTGACCTGATGGGCATTGATTACGTTGGGTGCGGGCCAGATACCCTCTACGGCGATCATGTCGGTCTATACGAATTGTACGACCAGCAGATGACTAAGGAGGGAAAGGGGCACTATGCACGGCCTAAGCAGGAAGAGGACCTCAAAGTCAAGGAGCTTCCGAGCCATGTA contains the following coding sequences:
- a CDS encoding diguanylate cyclase codes for the protein MGKGKEYSGYKAYDYLEPGIDYKAFKFREATPEEWSYLVPLSKSEEERVEEIIEKNIIIDLHEHPVFYTEDPAESLDLNREGRDFMAYESLSRSGLDCVFDNMMNGSAIITTKHGWSWNDTIHDLGQRLCDIAHQDFVIHCKNINDIYYAFETGKLAWVAALESSTCIENEVDRIDVLYGLGVRQMGLVYSESNMLGTGLDEMRDGGLTDFGYDCVIRMNKLGMLIDVSHVSDQTARDTIESSKEPVIISHAGSKTVHPIKRMVPDDVLQALAEKGGMIGIEAAPGYTATKDNPVPSIDTYMEHLEYCIDLMGIDYVGCGPDTLYGDHVGLYELYDQQMTKEGKGHYARPKQEEDLKVKELPSHVKGLENPTEAIHNVIRWMVKHGYSDDEITKIVGKNALRVLEEVW